AGCTTCAGCATGAGCTACTTTACCGCCGAGATTATGTGCCATGAATTGATGTCCATAGCAGATACCGAGTACAGGAATGCCAAGTTCAAAGATTTTTGGGTCAGCCTGTGGAGTATTATCAGCATAAACGCTACTAGGGCCACCTGTAAAAATAATAGCCTGTGGATTTTTAGCTTTGATTTTTTCGATTGTATAATCATAAGGGACAATTTCGCAATATACACCGCATTCACGTACACGGCGTGCGATTAATTGATTGTATTGTCCGCCAAAATCAATAACAAGAACCATTTCATGATTTGTATTCAATGTTTTACCTCCTAGATAAAAAATGCTCTCTTTACAAAAATAGTTTACTATACAGTAGTTTTTCTGTAAAGAGAGCATTTATACTATAGCCAAATTTAATTTTTAAACTAATTAAGCTTTGCCATTGCAACCGAGAACGTCTTTGATTTTATGAGCAACTAAAGCTTTGATGTTAGCTCTACCGTCAGCTACATATTGACGTGGGTCGAAATGATCTGGATGTTCATTGAAATGTTTACGGATACCAGCAGTCATTGCAAGGCGTAAGTCGGAGTCAATGTTGATTTTGCAAACAGCCATAGAAGCAGCTTTGCGGAGTTGGTCTTCAGGAACACCAACAGCATCTGGCATATGTCCGCCATTTTCGTTGATAATTTTAACAAATTCCTGTGGAACGGAAGAAGCACCGTGTAAAACGATTGGGAAGTTAGGAAGACGTTTAGCAACTTCTTCAAGGATATCAAAACGAAGTGGAGGTGGAACTAAGATGCCATCTTCATTTCTTGTGCACTGGTCTGGAGTGAATTTGTAAGCACCATGGCTAGTACCGATAGCGATTGCTAAGGAGTCTACACCAGTTTTTGTTACGAATTCTTCAACTTCAGCTGGGTCAGTGTAATGAGCTTCATGAGCAGCTACTTTAACATCATCTTCAATACCAGCGAGCTGGCCAAGTTCAGCTTCTACTACTACGCCATGAGCGTGAGCATATTCTACAACTTGTTTAGTTTTTTCGATGTTTTCTTTGAAATCATAGTGGGAACCGTCGAACATAACGGAAGTGAAACCACCGTCGATGCAAGATTTGCAAGTTTCGAAATCAGCACCATGGTCAAGATGTAAAGCGATTGGAAGACCAGTATCTTCGATAGCAGCTTGTACAAGATGAACAAGGTATTCGTGTTTAGCGTATTTTCTAGCACCAGCGGAGCACTGGAGAATTAAAGGAGCGTTTAATTCTTTAGCAGCTTCAGTGATACCCTGAACGATTTCCATATTGTTTACGTTAAAAGCACCAATTGCATAGCCGCCTTCGTACGCTTTTTTAAACATTTCTTTAGTTGTTACTAATGGCATGTAAAAGACCTCCATAATCAAAAATTAAATTTCAAAGATATTATATCATAAATTCTGTCAATTTGTATATCAAAATCGGAAAATTATTTAAGTTTGAGTATATTTATTTTTAAATAATGTAAATTTATATCCGTAAAGAAAAAAGATGTATGATATAATTTTATAGATAAAAAATAATAAAAATATTTGATTTAATGTGTAAGATAATTAACAATAGTAGGTGAAAAAATGGATATAGAAAATTTATCGATAAAAGACATAAAAAATTTAATTATTACAACGAAAGATGAAGATAAGAAAGAGCTTTGGCAAGCAATAAAAAATGATGCGCGCAAAGGTGTGCAGGCTCTATTAAAAGCACATGAACGCGAAGAAAAAGAACGCTTGCGAGTAGCAGCATTATATAAATATGAAGATGAATGCAGAACGCGTGGACATAAGTTTGTTGCTGGTGTAGATGAAGTTGGCCGTGGACCACTTGCTGGCCCTGTAGTTGTTTCAGCTGTTATATTACCACCTGATTTTTTTATTCCTAAATTAAATGATTCTAAAAAATTATCAGAAAGTACACGTGAAAAATTGTATGATATTATCTTGGAAAATGCCGTAGCGGTGAATACTGCTGTGATAGATGAAAAGACGATAGACCGCATAAATATTTATCAAGCAGCTATGAATGGAATGTATCAAGCGATATACGGTTTAGCAGTAAAACCTGATGAAGTTTTAATTGATGCGATGCCACTTGATAGTCTAGAAATACCGCATCAATCTATAATCAAAGGCGATGCAAAATCTGCTTCTATTGCAGCGGCTTCTATAGTGGCTAAGGTTACGCGTGATAGAATGATGAACGATTTTGATAAGATTTACCCGCAATATGGTTTTGCGCAAAATAAAGGTTATGGTACAAAAGAGCATATTGAAGCATTGCGAAAATATGGCCCATGTAAAATACATCGCTGTTCTTTTGAACCGATAAAATCAATGGTAAATTTTTAAAGGGGTATATAATGGTGAAAAATAATATGGGTGTAAGGGGTGAAGATGCGGCTGTAGAGTATTTAAAAGATAAGGGATATACTATATTAAATCGCAATTTTCACAGTCGATTTGGTGAAATAGATATTATTGCTAAAATAAAAAATATAATTTGTTTTATTGAAGTGAAAACGAGAAAAAATAATTGTTATGGAAGACCGGCGGAAGCCGTAAACTATAGTAAAAGACAGAAAATAATTCAGACAGCAGAACAGTATTTATCCTGTAACTTTAGTGAAAATTTTATGTATAGATTTGATATTATTGAGGTATTTTACTATGATAGTTATATTTTTTCATTTAACCATTTGAAAGGGGCGTTTGAGGTTTGATTTTAAAGGATTTTTCAGAAAAAAAACGAATTGTAGTCGGTGTATCAGGTGCTAGTGGGGGAATTTATGCTTATCGTTTAGTGCAAGTCCTTGCAGATTGCGGGATTGAGGTGCATTTTGTAGCTTCAGATGCTGGCTGGCAAGTGCTTGATTATGAGTGCGGTGTAGGGCGCGAACAGTTGA
The window above is part of the Megamonas hypermegale genome. Proteins encoded here:
- a CDS encoding ribonuclease HII, encoding MDIENLSIKDIKNLIITTKDEDKKELWQAIKNDARKGVQALLKAHEREEKERLRVAALYKYEDECRTRGHKFVAGVDEVGRGPLAGPVVVSAVILPPDFFIPKLNDSKKLSESTREKLYDIILENAVAVNTAVIDEKTIDRINIYQAAMNGMYQAIYGLAVKPDEVLIDAMPLDSLEIPHQSIIKGDAKSASIAAASIVAKVTRDRMMNDFDKIYPQYGFAQNKGYGTKEHIEALRKYGPCKIHRCSFEPIKSMVNF
- the fba gene encoding class II fructose-1,6-bisphosphate aldolase — its product is MPLVTTKEMFKKAYEGGYAIGAFNVNNMEIVQGITEAAKELNAPLILQCSAGARKYAKHEYLVHLVQAAIEDTGLPIALHLDHGADFETCKSCIDGGFTSVMFDGSHYDFKENIEKTKQVVEYAHAHGVVVEAELGQLAGIEDDVKVAAHEAHYTDPAEVEEFVTKTGVDSLAIAIGTSHGAYKFTPDQCTRNEDGILVPPPLRFDILEEVAKRLPNFPIVLHGASSVPQEFVKIINENGGHMPDAVGVPEDQLRKAASMAVCKINIDSDLRLAMTAGIRKHFNEHPDHFDPRQYVADGRANIKALVAHKIKDVLGCNGKA
- a CDS encoding YraN family protein — encoded protein: MVKNNMGVRGEDAAVEYLKDKGYTILNRNFHSRFGEIDIIAKIKNIICFIEVKTRKNNCYGRPAEAVNYSKRQKIIQTAEQYLSCNFSENFMYRFDIIEVFYYDSYIFSFNHLKGAFEV